Within the Heterodontus francisci isolate sHetFra1 unplaced genomic scaffold, sHetFra1.hap1 HAP1_SCAFFOLD_1162, whole genome shotgun sequence genome, the region caaacatgttgggaaatgtgtcaaaagctgtttccattcagacattcctgcattgtggaagtgtgagctatctttgcagagacaggaaatagagttgtttaaatggacctgcaggttttggttgatgcaataaggtgagaatttgaattgtgtcccttccagatacacagaattgaaggtatttacacaacaccacatgaagtagtttaccaatgtctgacaaacttcaaagacttcagacacatggaagaagaggagaagggaacaatatacaaaacctgagacagtcagacaacagcaggaggaaaatgaatctctttatgtgttttaatttgaaggcctgatctgatgattgaaaaagcaggagttcaaatcccacacagggctgttgtgaatttgaattctgtttcttCTAAAAAAAAACATATCTCTGGAATTAAAAACCTCGAGGATggcatgattcactcctgtctactggcgtaaagcccgtgtgtgtctcagttttgctgtatttattaacgatttaagatgatggggtagaatgtcacatacccaagtttaccaatgacacaaaaataggcagcattgtaagcagtgtaactggaagcatcaaattacaaagagatattaatatcttaaataaatgggcaaaactgtggtagttagatttcaatgtcagtaaaaaagactagaacacagTACTTtgcaaatggtgaaaaactagaaacactggaggtccaaagagacttgggggtgggggggtgtctgtgtccatttgagtgcagtgtagatttaccagaatgataactggactctaagggttaaattacgaggtgatattacacaaactggggattttttcactggaatttaggaggatcaaggtgatttgatcaaagttgttgagatattaaggggaactgatggtgtagtttgggagaaactatttcagcagcttgggaacacaggaacaggagtaggccattcagcccatcgagcctgctcccccattcaatactatcatggctgatcattcacttcaatgcctttttcccagacaatcctcatatccctttatgtctttggtgtttagaaatctgtcaatctctgctttaaacatactcaatgactgagcttccacagccctctgggatagagaattccaaagattcacaaccctctgagtcatgaaatttctcctcatctctgtcccaagtggcttcccccttatttttaaattgtgtcccctggttccagactcctcaaccaggagaaacatcttacctgcatctaccctgtcgatctgtaacgttaccccagtgtctccacacagcctgtctccccgtccccctgcttctaaagtgtctcagggtctcctggcactttctatctctctgcttctgtctctatccctcactatctctctgttactctacctctgtccctctctctctgtctatcactctctcccaccatgttggttatcattaggggtcgagttaaatcacagacaaaataaacacttcaatttcagagcatgacagccccccactttactttcatttttagttattttttcttccttttttttttggcattcctttttacattttttacaatctttttttgtatttatttcagttcatcttagtttgttcagtttgctcacccactgtttttttcaggttgtttttcttcaggtttgcacttgctgatgttcaatattcagtatattcacacctaatctgtactaatgctttgtctttcaacacaccattaacatcttgtttgcctttgctccgtgaccttttggtcagctatgtggcctggtccaatctgcaccttctcctttgttatctcttgcccaacccccacctcacttgtttataatctgtgacttttctaatatttgtcagttccgaagaagggtcactgacccgaaacgttaactctgcttctctttccacagatgctgccagacctgctgagtgaatccagcatttcttgtttttgtttcagatttccagcatccgcagtattttgcttttattttagtgtttaattcactgccacttctcttccaggaatgcctaccttgaagaagttctgctcttctctccgacgggattttcgtttgtctcttttaccttgttcaccttcattgctttctatttccctcctggtgtttgataaggtatctaccaaaacccgttttcacagccacatctccttcctcagtgactgtctccggctccgactgattccacgtggattccaactgcagtttcacccatcatgctttgaaaccacccaggatcacaggtatctccgagaaatacaacgttcctcggactgctactctcgccgcatcctgagatccacactcagtgctatgcgccgccatatgcacacactggacctctctctccagcagcaccgtctcaccttatctcaaatttgttctactccacagtttcatctcatcttacgtctcatccgacgcattaacaaaaaactttttttcttcctttcaggtgttaaggaacgcaagctccagcagctgatggggactaatgcccctccagatcctccttccgcttcacttccctctgaccccaccccttctgatctgaccccttgccgtgtattcactataccccctgacctccccctctctgatgctgagcgttctgtactcagcaaaggtctcagttttatccccttacgcccccacctcaatgaatttcgcgctcggcatgacgttgagctcttcttccgtcgcctccgcctccgggctcacttcttcgaccaggagtcctccccccgaccagcagacccattcacccgcctccagcattctccctctacctggacccctcaccctggcctcttacccgctcttgatctcttcattgaaaactgtcggcgagacattggtcgtctcaatttctctgctcccctcactcactctaacctgtccccctctgaacttgaggcactccgttctctcaggtctaaccccgacatggtcatcaaacctgcagacaagggtggtgctgttgttgtatggcgtaccgacctctaccttgcagaagctcaacgccaactcacagacacctcttcctacctccctctggaccatgaccccaccaccgaacatcaagccaccgtccaaaggactgtcactgacctcatctcctctggagatcttccctctacagcttccaacctcatagtcccgcaaccccggacagcccgcttctacctccttcccaaaatccacaaacaggactgtcccggcagacccattgtgtcagcctgctcctgcccaactgaacttatttcttcctatctagactctctcttttctccgctggtccagtctcttcccacctacatccgtgactcttctgacgccctacgtcattttgacaatttccagtttcctggtcccaaccgcctcctcttcactatggacgtccaatcgctctacacctccatcccccaccaggatggtttgagggctctccgcttcttcctggaacagaggcccaaccagtccccatccaccaacaccctcctccgcctggctgaacttgttctcacattgaacaacttctccttcaactccactcacttccttcaagtaaaaggtgttgctatgggtacccgcatgggtcctagttatgcctgtctttttgtgggatatgtcgagcattctttgttccagtcctactcaggccccctcccccaactctttttccggtacattgatgactgtatcggtgccgtttcctgctcccgccccgaactagaaaactttatcaactttgcttccaatttccacccttctctcacctttacatggtccatctctgacacttcccttcccttcctcgacttctctgtctccatctctggggataggttgtctaccaatatccattataagcccactgactcccacagctacctcgactacacttcttcacaccctacctcctgtaaggactccattccattctcccagtttctccgtctccgacgcatctgctctgatgatgctaccttccatgacggtgcttctgatatgacctcctttttcctcaaccgaggatttccccccactgtggttgacagggccctcaaccgtgtccgacccattccccgcacctctaccctcaccccttcccctccctcccagaaccgtgacagggttccccttgtcctcacttttcatcccaccagcctccatatccaaaggatcatcctccgccattttcaccacctccagcgtgatgccactaccagtcgcatcttcccctcccttcccctgtcagcattccgaagggatcgttccctccgcgacaccctggtccactcctccattacccccaccacctcgtccccgtcccagggcaccttcccttgcaatcgcaggaggtgtaatacctgcccatttacctcctctctcctcactatcccaggccccaaacactcctttcaggtgaagcagcgatttacttgtacttctttcaatatagtatactgtattcgctgctcacagtgtggtctcctctacattggggagaccaagcgcagactgggtgaccgctttgcggaacatctccgctctgtccgcaagcaggaccctgagcttccggttgcttgccatttcaacactcccccctgctctcatgctcacatctctgtcctgggattgctgcagtgttccagtgaacatcaacgcaagctcgaggaacagcatctcatctaccgattaggcacactacagcctgccggtctgaacattgagttcaataatttcagagcatgacagccccccactttactttcatttttagttattttttcttcctttttttttggcattcctttttacattttttacaatctttttttgtatttatttcagttcatcttagtttgttcagtttgctcacccactgtttttttcaggttgtttttcttcaggtttgcacttgctgatgttcaatattcagtatattcacacctaatctgtactaatgctttgtctttcaacacaccattaacatcttgtttgcctttgctccgtgaccttttggtcagctatgtggcctggtccaatctgcaccttctcctttgttatctcttgcccaacccccacctcacttgtttataatctgtgacttttctaatatttgtcagttccgaagaagggtcactgacccgaaacgttaactctgcttctctttccacagatgctgccagacctgctgagtgaatccagcatttcttgtttttgtttcagatttccagcatccgcagtattttgcttttattttagtgtttaattcactgccacttctcttccaggaatgcctaccttgaagaagttctgctcttctctccgacgggattttcgtttgtctcttttaccttgttcaccttcattgctttctatttccctcctggtgtttgataaggtatctaccaaaacccgttttcacagccacatctccttcctcagtgactgtctccggctccgactgattccacgtggattccaactgcagtttcacccatcatgctttgaaaccacccaggatcacaggtatctccgagaaatacaacgttcctcggactgctactctcgccgcatcctgagatccacactcagtgctatgcgccgccatatgcacacactggacctctctctccagcagcaccgtctcaccttatctcaaatttgttctactccacagtttcatctcatcttacgtctcatccgacgcattaacaaaaaactttttttcttcctttcaggtgttaaggaacgcaagctccagcagctgatggggactaatgcccctccagatcctccttccgcttcacttccctctgaccccaccccttctgatctgaccccttgccgtgtattcactataccctctgacctccccctctctgatgctgagcgttctgtactcagcaaaggtctcagttttatccccttacgcccccacctcaatgaatttcgcactcggcatgacgttgagctcttcttccgtcgcctccgcctccgggctcacttcttcgaccaggagtcctccccccgaccagcagacccattcacccgcctccagcattctccctctacctggacccctcaccctggcctcttacccgctcttgatctcttcattgaaaactgtcggcgagacattggtcgtctcaatttctctgctcccctcactcactctaacctgtccccctctgaacttgaggcactccgttctctcaggtctaaccccgacatggtcatcaaacctgcagacaagggtggtgctgttgttgtatggcgtaccgacctctaccttgcagaagctcaacgccaactcacagacacctcttcctacctccctctggaccatgaccccaccaccgaacatcaagccaccgtccaaaggactgtcactgacctcatctcctctggagatcttccctctacagcttccaacctcatagtcccgcaaccccggacagcccgcttctacctccttcccaaaatccacaaacaggactgtcccggcagacccattgtgtcagcctgctcctgcccaactgaacttatttcttcctatctagactctctcttttctccgctggtccagtctcttcccacctacatccgtgactcttctgacgccctacgtcattttgacaatttccagtttcctggtcccaaccgcctcctcttcactatggacgtccaatcgctctacacctccatcccccaccaggatggtttgagggctctccgcttcttcctggaacagaggcccaaccagtccccatccaccaacaccctcctccgcctggctgaacttgttctcacattgaacaacttctccttcaactccactcacttccttcaagtaaaaggtgttgctatgggtacccgcatgggtcctagttatgcctgtctttttgtgggatatgtcgagcattctttgttccagtcctactcaggccccctcccccaactctttttccggtacattgatgactgtatcggtgccgtttcctgctcccgccccgaactagaaaactttatcaactttgcttccaatttccacccttctctcacctttacatggtccatctctgacacttcccttcccttcctcgacttctctgtctccatctctggggataggttgtctaccaatatccattataagcccactgactcccacagctacctcgactacacttcttcacaccctacctcctgtaaggactccattccattctcccagtttctccgtctccgacgcatctgctctgatgatgctaccttccatgacggtgcttctgatatgacctcctttttcctcaaccgaggatttccccccactgtggttgacagggccctcaaccgtgtccgacccattccccgcacctctaccctcaccccttcccctccctcccagaaccgtgacagggttccccttgtcctcacttttcatcccaccagcctccatatccaaaggatcatcctccgccattttcaccacctccagcgtgatgccactaccagtcgcatcttcccctcccttcccctgtcagcattccgaagggatcgttccctccgcgacaccctggtccactcctccattacccccaccacctcgtccccgtcccagggcaccttcccttgcaatcgcaggaggtgtaatacctgcccatttacctcctctctcctcactatcccaggccccaaacactcctttcaggtgaagcagcgatttacttgtacttctttcaatatagtatactgtattcgctgctcacagtgtggtctcctctacattggggagaccaagcgcagactgggtgaccgctttgcggaacatctccgctctgtccgcaagcaggaccctgagcttccggttgcttgccatttcaacactcccccctgctctcatgctcacatctctgtcctgggattgctgcagtgttccagtgaacatcaacgcaagctcgaggaacagcatctcatctaccgattaggcacactacagcctgccggtctgaacattgagttcaataatttcagagcatgacagccccccactttactttcatttttagttattttttcttccttttttgtgcattcctttttacattttttacaatctttttttgtatttatttcagttcatcttagtttgttcagtttgctcacccactgtttttttcaggttgtttttcttcaggtttgcacttgctgatgttcaatattcagtatattcacacctaatctgtactaatgctttgtctttcaacacaccattaacatcttgtttgcctttgctccgtgaccttttggtcagctatgtggcctggtccaatctgcaccttctcctttgttatctcttgcccaacccccacctcacttgtttataatctgtgacttttctaatatttgtcagttccgaagaagggtcactgacccgaaacgttaactctgcttctctttccacagatgctgccagacctgctgagtgaatccagcatttcttgtttttgtttcagatttccagcatccgcagtattttgcttttaaaataaaCACTtcgcctgtctgccccggaataaatagcaaaatttatgACTATTTTATGTCTGTAAATGATGGGATGTTGCAAATTGATTTAAACTCGTACGTTTGGACAaacaacttaaaaacaattattcacaagtctagtccaacttaactacagattcgacccgataaggtaataaatgccaacactcttgaATTTGTTgcagtaccttaagctttactctgtatggctttcagaaattaaacattacacatgcactacaagattaaagattatacataggttaggttacatagaattccagtaaaatagcactaaaatcccagagaatattccttcttttctgaacggagggatgtgactagtggtgttccgcagggatcagtgctgggacctttgctgtctgtagtatatataaatgatttggaggaaaatgtagctggtctgattagtaagtttgtggacgacacaaaggttggtggagttgcgaataatgatgaggattgtcagaggatacagcaggatatagatcggttggagacttgggcggagaaatggcagatggagtttaatttggacaaatgtgaggtaatgcattttggaaggtctaatacaggtgggaagtatacagtaaatggcagagcccttaggagtattgacaggcagagagatctgggcgtacaggtccacaggtcactgaaagtggcaacgcaggtggataaggtagtcaagaaggcatacggcatgcttgtcttcatcggtcggggcatagagtataaaaataggcaagtcatgttgcagctgtacagaactttagttaggccacacttagaatattgcgtgcaattctggtcgccacactaccagaaggacgtggaggctttggagagggtacagaagaggtttaccaggatgttgcctggtctggagggcattagctatgaggagaggttggataaactcggattgttttcactggaacgacggaggtggaggggcgacatgatagaggtttacaaagttataagcggcatggcgagagtggatagtcagaagctttttcccagggtggaagagtcagttactaggggacagaggtttaaggtgagaggggcaaagtttagaggggatgtgcgaggcaagttctttacacagagggtggtgagtgcctggaacttgttgccgggggaggtggtggaagcaggtaccatagagacgtttaagaggcatcttgacaaatacatgaataggatgggaatagagggatacggtccccggaagtgcagacggttttagtttaggcaggcatcaagatcgggccgaatggcctgttcctgtgctgtactgttctttgttctgtactTCATTTCTTTGCTACCAATGTTTATATTTAAATGCAATAAGTTTTGGTCCTGCACATTGTGCAGGTGACCTCACAATGGTCTGGCCATGACAGCATAAACCAGTAACCATGTTAACACAGTTTCAACCTAAGGATAGCTGTGATGTGGCTTCATATCATCAAGAGTCAACGTGTGGAAACATCGTAGACTTCAGTGCTGCTTTATTTAAGCGTCCATCACTTTTCTTTATCGCAATAGTTGTTGGTGTGATTTGTACTGGTACAAATCAGGTACAACTGGTCCAGTTTTGGTATTGAGaggaagctgggtgttcttgttcacaaatcagcaagttaacatgtaggtacagaaaGCAAATAGTGTGATAGCCTTTTAATCACCAACCCTTTGTAATAGAGTGAAGAACTCTAATGACAACCGTGGATAAagtcttagtgagaccacacctgcaataCTGTTTCTAGTTTTGGTCATCTTATTGTAAGGGAGGACACACTtagcttggagggagtgcaacaatggttcactccgctgattgctgggatgaggggATTCTCTTATGAGAAGAGACAGAGTAAACTAGGCCGAGATTCCCAAGAATTTTTAcatttcttcatgggatgtcagtgttgatgacaaggccagcacttgttacccatccttaattgtccttgagaaggtgatggtgagcttccttcttgaactctgatgttattaggaaggaagttccaggattttgacccagtgaccgtgatgGAAATGTGATCTagcttcaaatcaggatggtggaAAGGAGTTACACAATCTACAAAGGCCCAGTGTCTGCTGCGATAGCTACTGTTCACTGAAATAACAATAAAAGTCCTTGAATTAGTCTCAGCATCTCTGGGATAGGCTGAGGAAAGCTGGCCAGGAAACCAACCATGCTGCAGTCCAGAGACTCCTGCTTGAACTGCTGACTTCACTGTCCAAGATCACCTGGGCCTTCTGGTTGATATTGGAAACTAGTTCCTTGCACTAAAGAGAGGAAAAGCAATATTTCGTTATTTCTAGTGAATATATTCCCTCGTCGCACACCTCTGATTTATTTTCAGTCTTCTTTTCCTTTTCAGAACACAATATTGAATGATAAAATGATGTGCTTTAACATCAAGCGTTCCAGACGACAATCAAAGTCATTTGAGGTATTTTATTGAGCTGTTGTAATGTTTTCTGATAAAGCAGCTTAAAGTGCAGAGTCCATCAAAAACAGCATTTTGTGATCAAATCTGGTAAACTGCTGCCCAAATCGCAACAAGGTAATACACCTCCCTGCATGCACACCAGATTCCCTCTTGACTGCAGGCTTCGTTTTTTCTATAGTTGACCTTTAGTTGCTATTCAGCATCTTCTCCACAGAAGGGTGGTGTTTCCTGGAGGTTTATCAGTAAGCTGGTTTCAGTAGAAAGTGTCTCTCACCTGTTCCCTGGAAATGTCAGCAATTCAGTCTTTTAGCAGTTCAGTTAACCATTATTATATCTGTTCTGCGTCTTTAGGATCCTATTTCTGTTTTAAAATACCCTCCCTATTTATGGATTCTCCTCTTTTGGACCTCATACACCCCCTCTTCAGTGCCTTTATTGCCTCTTCATGACCAATATTCTGCACTCACTTGGTAAGAGCTGCATTCGAATGACCTGACTGATGTGACTCCTAATTTccttccttctcgctctctctgtttctagttcttgctgtctctttctgtctctcgcactcgtgCCTGCATTTGCACTGGCTGGCTTTCTCATTCAGGCAAGCTCACCAATACTTTTTTACACTCATGCTCTTTCTTGACTTGTTCAAGCCTCGCAGCACCACAGGATGTGTTTTAACTTCATCCTGTGTAGGTGGATGCTGCAAAGTTACAATGAGTAACTGGGTGAGGCAGGCAAGTAAATATCTGCATAGATATAGGAGTGTTCAAATACTGAGTGTTTAACTGAAAAGCAAAGGGATTATTTAATAACTGAGAGTTAAAACACTAACAGAAGTGTTCATATGTAATGGCCGTGATGAATTTGTGCATGTCATGTGCTGACAATCTAACTGGGTAATTTACAAACGTGCTAAATGATGAACTGTCAATGTTGACTTATTAACCAGTGGATGTGAGATGGTGACATCATTCTTCAGAGTAGATTTTGTCTGAGCGAGGGAGGAAAACCAATGGAAAGATTTCACAGTTTAACTATCATGGAATCATGCATTACTTCCCCTCCTCAAGACCCAGCTGTTGTATCCACAATGCCTCCATTTTTATTTTGGTGGGGGTGTGgtaagtgtctgggagtttcacggCACAATAGATGTAACTGGGAAGAGGGAACGTTCTGAGATATAATCATTGACGCACTTTCTCAAAAACAAATTTCTGCAGTCACCTGAATTATCGTTTCAGTCACCCAATCGCCCTGTGGACACCGTCTCCTCGCGAGTATCATCCTCGCTTAGTAGTGTGTCGTCAACATCATCACCATCCAGTCCCAAGGTTCCCAAGCGTTCCATCCTGGCAGCCGTCTGTAATTGGATCCAGAAGGGTTCTGGTCGATCAACTTCAGGCAATTGTGTTCCCGAGTGTTCTCCCTCAGTGACTGCCTGCTTTTCTAAAGGGGCATTTCCTGGGTGCAGGCACTATAACATCGGGAACATCCAAGAGGATGACCATCTGTACAACAGCACTTTGGTAAGTACATCGATTGTTTCTGTTAGTCATGTTCATGCTGCTTAATGACTGTTGCTTCTCTCAATATATTCatagacattaaaaaaaaaagttcctcttGTATTTAAGAAATAAATGACCTCAGACCATTTGTTACCATCTAGTCATATTGAAGATGGTGGTGTGTCTGCTCTTAGTGCTAATTCACAATGTCTAATTTACACATTGTTGATATCTTTTCTGTCTCTTGAGTATTTTGGCCATCATTTCAACTTTCCTTTGGAATGCTGTCGCACTGTTTGAGTTTTGCTGACATTCCTCATTAAATGTACAGGCTACACCAAGGTGTGACACACTCATCCCCTTCTTCAGGGAATGAGCTGAAATCTATTCATTTCTGATTTCTCCCCATCCTTGTACCTGATTGTAACAATGTACCAAGCAGGTACAGATTGAAGGCTGGGTTCTTCAATGAGTGTGGAGTTAACCACAGGCACCTCTGTCACCTCCTGTTAGTTAATTGAGTAATAATAGCAGAGTCCTTGAACAGTTTTTCTTCCTTGGCCTTGGCTCACGTGAAGTTTCAAAGGTGGGAAGAGAGCAAATGAAAAATAGGAGTGGAGAAAGGTACAGTCCAAAATCGAATTGTCACCATGTTACTGATTCAAAAATGACGACTCAAACCTAAACATTATTGGTCACATGGGTAACAAGCTGGCCATATAACTTAATGACCCACTCATATATTTTATGTTGGGAAAGATTATTTCAAGCCTCTTTGATTGTGGTTTCTAAATAGCTCAGTGTGATTTCTGGAAACTTTCTTCTGATATTTAAGCATTATAATTTAACACAACCTCTGGATGAGTTCTGGCAAAGAAAATATTTGTGAGCTAAATGTTTAGCTTTACCAGGGCAAGCGATCATTCAGACAGCAGACCTCTGTACGTCAGAGTTTAATAATTACCAAGTGAGTATTGGCTGAGAGTGGTGTCAATGAGTTGGAGTGGGCCATGTCTGGGCAGGTCTTAGAGCCAACATTTCATAgcaaacagaatctatttaaacacaACATTTACCAACTACCACAAACT harbors:
- the LOC137366726 gene encoding uncharacterized protein; this translates as MEFNLDKCENTILNDKMMCFNIKRSRRQSKSFESPNRPVDTVSSRVSSSLSSVSSTSSPSSPKVPKRSILAAVCNWIQKGSGRSTSGNCVPECSPSVTACFSKGAFPGCRHYNIGNIQEDDHLYNSTLRSSPKQTLEPEPSENSQFTQTNSQDRELVISEQAIVFHAWYPTNPALLLRIPDTDKMAWLQTQSCSTLPRAPKRDLDAHTKQDYTVRRRTFYAGFLCLQWIPKLGRMR